TAAGTCTTACTTAACGTTCAAAGGTGCCACAGATACAAAACAGAAGCATAATTCATACACAACTGTTTCCCTAGACCGATCATAAACTACATCAACACACAAAATTGTCAAGAACTTTCTTCAACAAAATACACAAATCACTAAATACGGTGAGATGTAGTAATAAAACCTCGCAATCACCTAAGCGAGCTCTCGCCCCGGCGCCTACCCCAGAGCCGAACTAGTATCGCGGCCCCGACCGTCAAATTGGACCGAGCAAAACCGGCGTACCCAACCGCTAGCGACAGCCGACCGGGCTCGGGTATCTATACGCCTGGTATTCTGGCGAACCTGGCGCCACCGAACTGACCGGACGGACAAAGGCGGGGTGAAGGCCTCAGAGCGGAAGCATGGGGCGCCCTCCTCGCGAGGCAGATTGTGACGATAGTCACAATCTGCCCGGTAACGACCCTCTGCGAGGCAGGGTCGATCATAGTGTTGCCCATCCATGAAATCACCGCCTGACGTCGGCCCCACTATTGGCGCCCGCCCCCTAAAAGCGAGGGGGACCGACGCCTGCTGTTGCCTCATTTCGCCCGTCCGGGTCGGCCCCGCCGAGCCGGACCGTTTCGCCTCTTGGGGTCGCCGTGATACGGTTAAGACATCCTCGCTGCCGGAGTCGCCCGCCGAAGGGCGACCCTAACCTGAGCGACCTCCCGGTACCGGCATCGGGCAGCCCGGCACCACCCCTTTGATGATCCTCTCATGATGGCCGGGAGTTGCCCCCTCACGGAGATGCCTCGGGGAATGACTGTGGATAAAATTTATCTGACCGGCTCGCGACACTTCGATCCGCGGCCTCTTAAGGTCCCGACTGTGTCATAGATGACACGCCGGCTGAGGGTCAGAAAGAGCCCCGTCATTGGTTGCTCAAGAGCCAATGACGGGGCCGCAAATGGCCGATAGAAGATCCGGACACCCGGTCACCGGGCCCGGTATTTCTGGTAGAGCTCGGTGTGTTTCGAACTCAAATCCACCGCCCGGCCGTCGATGAACTCCATCCGAACGCGAGCCCGAAGCGGGTCCAGAAGGTCGCCGTCGGACACCACCAGCGTGGCGCGCTTCCCGACCTCCAGGGAGCCGAGCTCGCCCTCGATCCCCAGAATCTCAGCCGAGGTCAGCGTGAGGGACCGGAGAGCCGCCTCCCACGGCAGTCCGAAGCCGACCGCCTGGCCGGCCTGGAAGGGGAGATTCCGGACCCCGGTCGCCCCGCCCCCGGCCGAAAAACAGAACTCCACCCCGGCCTGGTGAAGGAGGGCGGGGATTTTGTAGTTGAGGTCGTAGTCGTCGTCCTCCCGCATCGGGAGGCGCTGCGTCGGTCCGAATATAACCGGGATGCCGTTGTCCCGGAGCAGGGGGGCCATCTTCCAGGCCTCCCGTCCGCCCACGAGGATCATCCGGAAACCGTACTCCCGGCAGAGGGCCACCGCCTGATCGATCTGCCGGTAGTCATCGGCATGCACAAAGAGCGGCATCGTGCGGTCGAACAGGGGGAGGAAGCCTTCCCAGCGGGAATCGACGGGGATGGCATAATCGGCCGTTTTGGCGAGATAGTAGGCGCGGGCCTGGTCGAATACCCCGCGGAGCTGCGCCTGCTCCTCCTGTCGGGCTTTTTTCTGCTCCTCGACCGACTCTTCCATCCACCACTCCGAAGTGGTCGACGCCCGCGGCCAGCTCAGGTGGAGCCCAACGACCGGCCGCACCAGCGCGTCCTCGACTGTCCAGCCGTCCAGATTGACCAAACTGGACCGTCCCATCACGAGTTGGCCGCCGGGCACGATCAAGGCCGTGGTGATGCCGTTGGCGCGAACGGTCGGGATGATCTCGGAGTCCGGGTTATACGCCGCGTAGGCTTTCAGTTCGCCTTTGGCCAGGCCCCGCTCCTGCGTATCCTCGGTGGCGCGGACCGCGCCGATTTCGGACAGACCGAGAGTCGAGTGCGGGGCGATCAGGCCGGGGTAGACGTGCAGCCCGGTGACGTCGATGACCTGGGCGCCCTCCGGCGCTTCGAGGTTCCGCCCGATGGCCGTGATGCGCCCGGATTCGAACAACAGGTCCGCCCCGTCCATGACGCCGTTCGCCACCGTGAAGAGCTTGCCGTTCCGGAGCAGAATCGGGCGATCCTGCGGCGGGCCGGGGAGATAGTCGTGGGCGGCTCCGCTGACAGCAAAGGCGACGAGCATGGCGGCCGCAACACCCGTCGTCCGCAGCCGCTCCCGGAGAGGTCTACCGGTGTGCTTCACGGGCGCCTCCTTCTGTCGAAGATAACCCGCCGTCGGGCGGCGGACCCGGCCGTCCGCGCGGCGGCCGCTTGGGCGACCCGCCTCCGGAAGCCCGCAGTACTTTCTGAATCAACCGCTGCTTCTCTGTCTGAAGCTGCTCCCGGAGCAGGCTGTCGGTGGCCAGGTCGAAGAACTTCCGACCGTCCACCCACGTCTGCTCCGCCCGGGCATATATGGAGAGGGGGTTGTCGCTCCAGATGACAAAGTCGGCGTCCTTGCCCACCCGCAGGCTTCCGGTCAAGTCATCCACACCGAGGAGCCGGGCCGGATTGATCGTGACCATTTTGAGCGCCTCTTCCGGCTTCATCCCGCCGTACATGACCGATTTGGCCGCCTCCTGGTTCAGGTGGCGGGCCAGCTCCGGGCTGTCGGAGTTGATCGCCACCACCACGCCCTTTTCGCTCATGAGGGCGGGGGAGTGGGGGATTCCGTCATAGGTCTCGAACTTGTATGCCCACCAGTCGGGGATGCTGCCCACGCCGACGCCGGCGTCGGCCAGCTCGCGGGCGATCTTGTAGCCCTCGAGACCATGGGCGAAAGACTGGAGTTCGAGGTCAAACTCCTGGGCGAGGCGGATCATCATGAGCATCTCCGGCGCCACGTATCCGTGACAGTGGATCGCCATCCGCCGGTGGAGAACGTCGGCGAGGGGCTCAAGCTGCAAGTCGCGGCGCGGGGGAATGGTTCGCTCCTGCTCGCTCTTGCCGAGGCGGCGGAAGCGGTCCCAGCGCTGCTCGTAGGCCTGGGCGGCCAGAAACGCATCGCGTATGATCGCGTCCACGCCCAGCCTTGTCTGCGGATAGCGGATGGTGAAGCGCTCCCCCCAGCCGCTCTGTTTGACGTTTTCGCCGAGGGCGAACTTAATTGCCTTCGGCGCGGCCGCGAACACCAGGCTGTCCGCCGGGAGCCCCCAGCGCAGCTTGATGGTGGCCGCCTGTCCGCCGATCGGGTTGGCCGATCCGTGGAGCAGGCGCGAGGCCGTCACGCCGCCGGCCAGTTCGCGGTAGATGTTCAGGTCGTCCGGATCGAGGATGTCGGCGATCCTCACCTCGGAGGTCACGGCATGGGTTCCCTCGTTGACGTCGCCGTCAATTGCGATGTGCGAGTGTTCGTCGATAATCCCCGGCGAGACGTGTTTCCCGGCGGCATCGATCACCGCCGCCCCCGAGGGCGACTCGAGGTTGCGGCCGAGCGCGGCGATCTTGCCGCCCCGCACCAGCATGTCGGCGCCCTCAAGTACGCCGGCCTCATCCGACGTCCAGATGGTCGCGTTGCGCACGAGCACGTCCTGCGGGACCGGCACCGATTCCAGACCGTAGGCCCGGTTGGGGTAGGTCAGGCGGGACACAAACGGCTCCGGTTCGGGCGCGGGGGACGGCGCCCCGGCGGTGTCTTTTTCCGCTGCTAGCGGGGCGGTGCGGACCGCCTGCCATTCGCTGCGCCGGCCGTCCGGGAAGGCCACGAATCCCCGAAGCGAGTCTCCGAACAGCCGCCCAGAGAACCGGCAGACTCCGGGCTTCCCCCAGAGGCTGTCGGCCCGGAACGTAATGCGGTCGCGGGCGGCTTCAATCTCGCCCAGCTCCACGGAATCGGAGCCGGCCACCAGTCGGCCCGCGAGTTTCGATGGTGCACCTTCCAGGGCGAGTGTCGCGCTGTCCGCCGCAGTTCGCAGTTGCCACTGACCCCGGTATTCCCCCGGATGCAGCGGCTCGAACTCGTATTTCTGGCCGGCCGCCCAGACGGCCAGGATGCGCGTCGTGTCGGCGAACAGGTCGCCGCTGCACACAACGAGGTTGGCCAGCTTCCCCGGTTCGAGGGTACCGACATACCGGTCTACTCCGCAGAGCCGCGCAGGGACCGTCGTAAGCGCTCTCAGGGCCGTTTCCGGGGGCAGACCGTACCGCACGGCCGTGCGGACGCGGGAGAGGTATTCGGAGGGGTCGTCCAAGCCGGCCGCGGTGAAAGCAAACGGGATCTTTTCCTGGGCCAGGCGCGCGGCGTTGCCGGGGGCGCGCTCCCAGTGCCGGAGATCCTCCAGGGTGACCTCGAGTTCGTCCTCCAGAGAGCCCACTTCCGGCGCTTCCGGGTAGTTGACCGGAATGATCAGCTCCACCAGCTCACCGCGGATTTCCTCAGCCCGCTCGTATTCGCACCCGCTGCCGACACAAATGAAGGTCCGCCCGAACTCCCGGGCAAGCCGTGCGGCCCGGATGATTTCTTTGTCATCGGCCGCCACGAAAATCATGGTGTCAGCCTGCCGTCCCAGAGCCTCGATGGCCGCGTTGAATTCGGGCATTTCCTGACCGGGGTTGCGTTCCCAGGCCGCCCGCGCGGCCCGATACCAGTCTACGTCGAGCAATGTTTGCCGAATCAGGGCGATAGCCCCCATTTGCGAAGAGGGGTAATCCTGCGCCGATGAGCCCTTGTAGAACGACAGCGCCGGATAGGAGCGGGCCCGCAGCACCTGATTGTTGGGCAGCCCCTGCCGCAGGAGAACCACAGCCGGGCGTCCCCGGAAGATTCCCTCCTGTCGGGTCGTTTGCGTCACCGTGATGCCCGCCCCGAGGTACTTCTGGGCCGCCGTCGAGTCGGGTCGGAAGGAATCGACCCAATCGATCTCGGCGCGGATCGCCTCGTTCCAGGCGCTGCCGCCGATCCGGTCAGCCTCATACTTGGGACCGCCCCAGGCGATTCGGCCGCCCTGGCCGTGTCCCTCTTCCTCGGCGAGCAGGCCGTAGTCGGAGTGGGGATCGATGAATCCGGGGTAGACCACGCGGCCGCCGAGGTCAACCACCAGCGCTCCCTCGGGTACGCGCGCCGACCGGCTGACCTCGCGGATGACACCGTGCTCGAACACGATCACCGCCGAATCGATCGTCCGGTCGGGGGAGATGACGACGCGGGCGTTGACCAGGGCTGTGAGATCCGGCGTATGATCGCGAATGCCCAGCTCCGGGGTGGTGCCGGAGGCGGCGAGCACGCTGCCGGCACACAGCGCGAGAATTATGACCGAGTGATTTGACTTCATGATGATGCTCCCAGTTGCCTCGACCTGCAGTACGGCGAACCGCCTGCGCCAGAGTTAGGATGTCGCGGCAATATGTCGGGAAACACGGCCGATGGCAAGCGGCAAACGGTTCCGACGGCCCGCGTGCGAAAACGCCGCCGGCGGCGGCCGGCGGCGCGAAGTCTGTTGCAGTGGAGGACCGGCGATCCCGGCCCCCGCGCCTCTATGGGCAGTCGGCCGGCGGGGGGCCGCCCTGGAAGAGGTAGGCGGTCAGCGCCGTCAGGTCGGACACTCCGATGGTTCCGGAGGAATCCCCGTTGATGTTGGCCTCCTCAAGACAGCCCGGCGTCGGCCCGCCCTGGAAAAGGAACGAGATCAGGAATGTCACATCGGCAATGGAGATGTTGTCGGCCGCGTCGCCGTTCACGTTGCCTCGCCGGGGGGCCACGCAGCACCCGGCGTCGCACGCGTCGCCGATGCCGTTGCTGTCGGCATCGGCCTGCGACGGATTATAGGTGTACGGGCAGTTGTCCGTCGGGCAGGTGTTGGCCGGGTACCCGGGGTTGCCGTAACCGTCGCCGTCCGTATCCGTGCACGGATCGCAGGCGTTGCCGAGGCCGTCGGCGTCAATGTCGGCCTGGTCGGGATTGCCCACCGTCGGGCAGTTGTCGCAGGCGTTACCAAGGCCGTCGCTGTCGTCGTCGGCCTGCCCGGCGTTGGCGCGCGCCGGGCAGTTGTCGCAGCTGTCCGGCACGCCGTCGGAGTCGCCGTCCTGGGCATCGTCAAACCCGGGGCACAGGTCGCACCCGTCGGCGACGCCGTCGCCGTCCGTATCGACGTTGTCGTTAAAGCCGGGACAGACATCGCAGCCGTCGGGCACCCCGTCGGCATCGGCATCGAGGCTGTCGTCGAATCCGGGGCAGACGTCGCAGAGGTCGCCCGCGCCGTCGCCGTCGGCATCCGCCTGGTCCGGGTTGGCGACCAGCGGGCAGTTGTCCGTGGGGCACTCGTTTTCGGGGTGGCCGGGATCGCCGAACCCGTCGCTGTCAGTGTCCACGCATATCCATTCGTCGATCGCCAGCCGCAGGACGAACATGTCGTACCCGCCGCCGTGGGTCCCCTGGATGGCGTTGACGGTCGGAAACGTCGTGCTGCTGGTATACCCGCCGATGTAGGCATTCTGCCCGGTGTCGACCGCCACCGCGTAGCCGAAATCCAGCGCCCCGGAGCCGAGGAAAGTCGAGTACACGAGGGTGTCGCCGGGCTGGCCGAAACAGGTCGCGAAAGCATCGGCGCCGGCCGCGAACGTGCTGTCAACGGCCGCGCGCGTGGGAAAATTCGGGGAGAAGGTGTTGCCCGTGACATAGGCGAACCCCAGGTAGTCGACGTCAATCCCCGCCCCGAGA
The nucleotide sequence above comes from Candidatus Zixiibacteriota bacterium. Encoded proteins:
- a CDS encoding amidohydrolase family protein, which produces MLVAFAVSGAAHDYLPGPPQDRPILLRNGKLFTVANGVMDGADLLFESGRITAIGRNLEAPEGAQVIDVTGLHVYPGLIAPHSTLGLSEIGAVRATEDTQERGLAKGELKAYAAYNPDSEIIPTVRANGITTALIVPGGQLVMGRSSLVNLDGWTVEDALVRPVVGLHLSWPRASTTSEWWMEESVEEQKKARQEEQAQLRGVFDQARAYYLAKTADYAIPVDSRWEGFLPLFDRTMPLFVHADDYRQIDQAVALCREYGFRMILVGGREAWKMAPLLRDNGIPVIFGPTQRLPMREDDDYDLNYKIPALLHQAGVEFCFSAGGGATGVRNLPFQAGQAVGFGLPWEAALRSLTLTSAEILGIEGELGSLEVGKRATLVVSDGDLLDPLRARVRMEFIDGRAVDLSSKHTELYQKYRAR
- a CDS encoding amidohydrolase family protein, yielding MKSNHSVIILALCAGSVLAASGTTPELGIRDHTPDLTALVNARVVISPDRTIDSAVIVFEHGVIREVSRSARVPEGALVVDLGGRVVYPGFIDPHSDYGLLAEEEGHGQGGRIAWGGPKYEADRIGGSAWNEAIRAEIDWVDSFRPDSTAAQKYLGAGITVTQTTRQEGIFRGRPAVVLLRQGLPNNQVLRARSYPALSFYKGSSAQDYPSSQMGAIALIRQTLLDVDWYRAARAAWERNPGQEMPEFNAAIEALGRQADTMIFVAADDKEIIRAARLAREFGRTFICVGSGCEYERAEEIRGELVELIIPVNYPEAPEVGSLEDELEVTLEDLRHWERAPGNAARLAQEKIPFAFTAAGLDDPSEYLSRVRTAVRYGLPPETALRALTTVPARLCGVDRYVGTLEPGKLANLVVCSGDLFADTTRILAVWAAGQKYEFEPLHPGEYRGQWQLRTAADSATLALEGAPSKLAGRLVAGSDSVELGEIEAARDRITFRADSLWGKPGVCRFSGRLFGDSLRGFVAFPDGRRSEWQAVRTAPLAAEKDTAGAPSPAPEPEPFVSRLTYPNRAYGLESVPVPQDVLVRNATIWTSDEAGVLEGADMLVRGGKIAALGRNLESPSGAAVIDAAGKHVSPGIIDEHSHIAIDGDVNEGTHAVTSEVRIADILDPDDLNIYRELAGGVTASRLLHGSANPIGGQAATIKLRWGLPADSLVFAAAPKAIKFALGENVKQSGWGERFTIRYPQTRLGVDAIIRDAFLAAQAYEQRWDRFRRLGKSEQERTIPPRRDLQLEPLADVLHRRMAIHCHGYVAPEMLMMIRLAQEFDLELQSFAHGLEGYKIARELADAGVGVGSIPDWWAYKFETYDGIPHSPALMSEKGVVVAINSDSPELARHLNQEAAKSVMYGGMKPEEALKMVTINPARLLGVDDLTGSLRVGKDADFVIWSDNPLSIYARAEQTWVDGRKFFDLATDSLLREQLQTEKQRLIQKVLRASGGGSPKRPPRGRPGPPPDGGLSSTEGGAREAHR